The genome window CACAGCTGCCGACGTGCAGGCCACCCTGACGCAACTGACGGCCGCCAGCCTGGCGCATGCCATCGCGCGCGACGGGGCGCAGGCGGAAACCGTGTATGTATGTGGCGGCGGCGCGCAGAACGCCAGCTTGATGGCAGCGCTGGCCGCTGCATTGCCGGGCATGGCGGTAGAGTCTACGCAAGCCTTGGGCGTGGCGCCCAGCCAGGTCGAGGCGCTGGCGTTTGCCTGGCTGGCCTGGCGCTTTACGCAGCGTAAACCAGGCAACTTGCCGGCCGTGACGGGTGCGCAGGGCTTACGCGTACTGGGTGCGCTGTATCCGCGTTGAGAGGATGTAGAAACACAAATAGCGGATCGATGATCCGCTATTTTTACATTCCGGTAAAACTACTTTATACCGAGAACGAAGAACCGCAACCACAGGTAGACGTCGCCGTCGGATTCTTGATCACGAACTGCGCGCCTTCCAGGTCATCCTTGTAATCGATTTCCGCGCCGACCAGATACTGGTAGCTCATGGAATCGATCAACAACTGGACGCCGTTCTTGACCATGGTGGTGTCATCTTCGTTGACGATTTCGTCGAAGGTGAAGCCGTACTGGAAGCCGGAACAGCCGCCACCCTGCACGAAGACGCGCAATTTCAGGTCGGGATTGCCTTCTTCCTCGATCAGCTGCGCGACTTTTTCGGCGGCGCTATCGGTAAAGATGATAGGCGAAGGGATCACATCTTGCATTTCAGCGACTGCATTCATTTCAGACTCCTCAGAAAACATAGCCTCATTATAGACTGTTGGCACAACTCGCGCTGCGGCCGCCGCTGATGCCGCTGGGCGGTGTTGTTCCTGCTCACATTTCCGACACGGCCAGGTGCAGCACGGGGTCGGCGCTGTCGTGGCGACTGAGCTTTCCTTGCACCAAGGCGCCGCTGTGCATTTCCAGCACCTTGTAATACACCTCCCCTACAATGCGGGCTTTCGGCTGGATTTCAAGCATTTCAGACACATACACGGGGCCATTGATCTCGCCGCTGACGACCAGGCTGGAGCAGCGCACTTCGCCATCAATGCGCCCCGCCTCGCCCAGCACCACATGCGTGAGCTCGCCCGGCTCGCCCGTGACATTGCCGCGCACATGGCCATCGATGCGCAAGCCGCCGCAAAACAGCAAGTCGCCCTCGATCCGCGTGGAGGCGCCGATCAGGGTGTCGATGGGGTTTTTCGCGTTGCGCTCGAACATGAACGTCATCCTGTTGGTGTACGTGGCAGTCCAATTTAGCACAGGTCCGGCAAAAAGGCGCCGCACCTGCGCAAGCACGGCTGCCTATTTTTATGGCAGCAAGGCGATATGTTGCAAGCCGGCCGTTTCTTTCAATCCAAACATCAAGTTCATGCACTGCACGGCCTGGCCCGATGCGCCCTTGACCAGGTTATCCTGCACCACCAGCACGATGACGGTATTGCCGCCTTCGGGACGGTGCAAGGCCAGGCGCAGCATGTTCGAGCCGCGCGTGGAGCGCGTTTCCGGGTGCGAGCCGAATGGCATCACGTCGACGAAAGGCTCATCCTTGTATTGCTCTTCGAACAAGGATTGCAATTCTTCATTGCTGACATCCTTGTTCAGCTGCGCGTACAGGGTCGAGTGCATGCCGCGGATCATCGGCACCAGGTGCGGCGTGAAGGTCAGCCCCACTTTGTCGTCCGTGAAACGCTGCAATTGCGCCGTCGTTTCCGGCAGGTGGCGGTGACCGGCCACGCCGTAGGCCTTGAAGCTGTCGCTGCTTTCCGAAAACAGGATGCCGATTTCCGCCTTGCGGCCGGCGCCGGACACGCCCGACTTGCAGTCGGCGATCAAGCCGCCGGCGTTGACGAGGCCCGCCTTGAGCAGCGGGTAAAAGCCCAGTTGCATGGTGGTCGGATAGCAACCGGGGTTGGCGATCAGGCTGGCTTTTTTAATGTCTTCGCGGTTCAGTTCCGGCAAGCCATACACGGCCTGCTCGATCAGCTCCGGGGCCGTATGGGGAATCTTGTACCATTGCTCGAACTTGGCCTGGTCTTTCAGGCGGAAGTCGGCGGCCAGGTCGATGACTTTCACGCCGGCGGCCAGCAAGGCTGGTGCTTGCGCCATGGCAACACCATGCGGGGTGGCAAAGAAGACCACGTCGCACTGTTCCAGATTCGCCTTGTCCGGCGAAGTAAACGCCAGTTTGACGTGGCCACGCAGGGAAGGATACATGTCAGCAACGGGCAAGCCATCTTCCTTGCGCGAGGTAATCGCCGTCAACTCAACATCTGGATGGGTAGCCAGCAAGCGCAGCAATTCCACGCCCGTGTATCCAGTGCCGCCGACGATGCCAACTTTGATCATGTTCTTTCCTTGTGTATAGATTGAGATTGCATAAAGATGAAGTGAAACGCTACCCCTGCGGGTTTTCCGCGTATTTTACAGCGCAACGGCGCATCCCGCTGAAATGCAAAAAAGCCGCGGGACCGAAGTCCAGCGGCTTTTCGAGCAGCACCTCGAAAGGTGCTGTAGCGTAAGAATTAACGCTTCGAGAATTGCTTTGCGCGACGTGCTTTGCGCAGACCAACTTTTTTACGCTCGACTTCACGTGCATCGCGGGTCACGAAGCCGGCTTTCGCCAGTTCCGGTTTCAGCGCTGCATCGTAGTCGATCAGAGCGCGGGTGATGCCGTGACGAACTGCACCAGCCTGGCCCGACTCACCGCCGCCATGGACGTTGACTTTGATGTCGAAACGCTCGACATTGCCGGTCAGTTCCAGAGGTTGACGGATGACCATCAGACCTGTTTCGCGCGAAAAGTATTCGTTTGCTGGTTTGCCGTTAACAACGATCAAGCCTGTGCCAACTTTGATAAAAACCCGAGCCACTGCACTTTTGCGACGGCCGGTTCCATAATTGTAATTACCGATCATGTCAGTTCCTTAGAGAACAAGTGCTTTAGGTTGCTGAGCAGCGTGCGGATGGGAACCTTCCGCGTACACTTTCAGCTTCTTGATCATTGCGTAGCCGAGTGGGCCTTTAGGCAGCATGCCCTTGACCGCTTTCTCAAGCGCGCGACCTGGAAAACGCTGTTGCATTTTCTGGAAGTTGGTTTCGTAGATGCCGCCTGGATAGCCAGAGTGACGGTAGTAAATTTTCTCAGTAGCTTTGGTACCGGTCACACGCAGTTTGCCTGCGTTGATGACGACGATAAAGTCGCCGGTATCGACGTGAGGAGTAAATTCTGGTTTGTGTTTGCCGCGCAGTCGGAGTGCCACTTCGCTGGCAACACGTCCGAGGACTTTGTCCGTCGCGTCAACCACGAACCAATCGCGCTGGACTTCATGTCCTTTAGCGGAAAATGTTTTCATGTTGACTTCCTAATAGATTACACGCTCAAATGGTGGTTCCGCCGATGCTGCTGTGCGGACTCTGCCTTATTTACTTTTCCTGAGCGAACGGAAAGCCGACAAGTATAAGCGGCTTTGCCTTGCCGCGTCAAGCCACGATGCGGACCGGCTGCGGGCCGGCGGGCGGCACATGGACAGGCATTCCTCTATTACAATACAAAACGCTTACAATTTTCGGAGAGTACGATGGAATGCAAAGTCAGCTGGAATGGCCCGTCGGGCATGAGTTTTCGGGCAGAAACCGGTTCCGGCCACCTGGTGACCATGGATGGCGCGCCCGACGGCGGCGGCCACAACCTGGCGCCGCGCCCCATGGAAATGGTCTTGCTGGGCACGGGCGGCTGCACCGCCTATGACGTGGTGCTGATCCTGAAACGGGGACGCGAAGCCGTCAGCGGCTGCGAAGTGACCCTGAAGGCCGAGCGCGCCGACACCGACCCGAAAGTGTTTACCAAGATCCACTTCCATTTCACCGTGCGGGGCAAGGCCCTGAAACCGACGGCCGTGGAACGGGCCGTGACTTTGTCGCACGACAAATATTGCTCGGCGTCGATCATGCTGGCGAAAACTGCCGAGATCACCCACTCGTTCGAAATCATCGAGGAATGAGGTAGGTCGGATTAGCGGGGCCGCCGAGGTGCGCCAGCGCGTAATCCGACAATACCCGTAACGCCAACAATGTGTCGGATTACGCGCGGCATTGCCGCGCTAATCCGACCTACAGGTAATACGCTGTCTTCGTCATCACTTTGCCCATCAAGCCCATCAGCGCCTTGACGGGCGCCGGCGTATCGATGGCGCCCAGGCGCTGCGCCGCGGCGCCGTGTTCCACTTCGTCGAGGGCCATCTGCTTGACGATGGCACGCGATTTCGCGTCCTGCGGCGGCAATTCCTGCAAGTGGCTGGCCAGGTGCGCTTCCACCTGGCGCTCCGTTTCCACCACAAACCCCAGGCTGCGGCCGTCGCCCATGCGCGCGGCGATAGTGCCCAGCGCAAACGAACCCGCATACCACAGGGGATTGAGCAGGCTCAGACGCGAGCCCAGCTCCGTCAGGCGCTGCGCCGTCCAGGCCAGGTGGTCTTCCTCTTCGCGTCCCGCCTCATCGAACTGGGCGCGGATGGCCGGGCTGTGCGCATAGCGCGCCTGCGAGTTGTACAGGGCTTGGGCGCACACTTCGCCCACGTGGTTGACGCGCATCAAGCCGGCGCTGTGGCGCT of Janthinobacterium sp. PAMC25594 contains these proteins:
- the erpA gene encoding iron-sulfur cluster insertion protein ErpA; translation: MNAVAEMQDVIPSPIIFTDSAAEKVAQLIEEEGNPDLKLRVFVQGGGCSGFQYGFTFDEIVNEDDTTMVKNGVQLLIDSMSYQYLVGAEIDYKDDLEGAQFVIKNPTATSTCGCGSSFSV
- a CDS encoding polymer-forming cytoskeletal protein, which gives rise to MFERNAKNPIDTLIGASTRIEGDLLFCGGLRIDGHVRGNVTGEPGELTHVVLGEAGRIDGEVRCSSLVVSGEINGPVYVSEMLEIQPKARIVGEVYYKVLEMHSGALVQGKLSRHDSADPVLHLAVSEM
- the argC gene encoding N-acetyl-gamma-glutamyl-phosphate reductase, with translation MIKVGIVGGTGYTGVELLRLLATHPDVELTAITSRKEDGLPVADMYPSLRGHVKLAFTSPDKANLEQCDVVFFATPHGVAMAQAPALLAAGVKVIDLAADFRLKDQAKFEQWYKIPHTAPELIEQAVYGLPELNREDIKKASLIANPGCYPTTMQLGFYPLLKAGLVNAGGLIADCKSGVSGAGRKAEIGILFSESSDSFKAYGVAGHRHLPETTAQLQRFTDDKVGLTFTPHLVPMIRGMHSTLYAQLNKDVSNEELQSLFEEQYKDEPFVDVMPFGSHPETRSTRGSNMLRLALHRPEGGNTVIVLVVQDNLVKGASGQAVQCMNLMFGLKETAGLQHIALLP
- the rpsI gene encoding 30S ribosomal protein S9, giving the protein MIGNYNYGTGRRKSAVARVFIKVGTGLIVVNGKPANEYFSRETGLMVIRQPLELTGNVERFDIKVNVHGGGESGQAGAVRHGITRALIDYDAALKPELAKAGFVTRDAREVERKKVGLRKARRAKQFSKR
- the rplM gene encoding 50S ribosomal protein L13, translated to MKTFSAKGHEVQRDWFVVDATDKVLGRVASEVALRLRGKHKPEFTPHVDTGDFIVVINAGKLRVTGTKATEKIYYRHSGYPGGIYETNFQKMQQRFPGRALEKAVKGMLPKGPLGYAMIKKLKVYAEGSHPHAAQQPKALVL
- a CDS encoding OsmC family protein: MECKVSWNGPSGMSFRAETGSGHLVTMDGAPDGGGHNLAPRPMEMVLLGTGGCTAYDVVLILKRGREAVSGCEVTLKAERADTDPKVFTKIHFHFTVRGKALKPTAVERAVTLSHDKYCSASIMLAKTAEITHSFEIIEE
- the coq7 gene encoding 2-polyprenyl-3-methyl-6-methoxy-1,4-benzoquinone monooxygenase; this translates as MTANRHFDPLDRLIVGADKALRVIAGVASASRPSPAAHAPDAQLSAAEQRHSAGLMRVNHVGEVCAQALYNSQARYAHSPAIRAQFDEAGREEEDHLAWTAQRLTELGSRLSLLNPLWYAGSFALGTIAARMGDGRSLGFVVETERQVEAHLASHLQELPPQDAKSRAIVKQMALDEVEHGAAAQRLGAIDTPAPVKALMGLMGKVMTKTAYYL